CGAGAAAAGAACACCTTATTTTTCTATTTCAATTCCTTTTACGGTAATTTGGAGGGTTGTTGTTCCTCGGTAGGTGTTTTGTCCTAAGGTGTAAGCGAGGGAGATGCTTCGAGCTGTTGTAAGCTCTTGCAGGCGATCGCCAAATCCAAAGGCGATGGCATCAACAAACTGCTTATCCTGGGAAACGCGCATTTTTAAATGCGCTCCACCTTTTCCAACCCGTTTCGGAGCATGTATTTGAACAGCTTTGCTGAAAAAAACAGGTCGCATATTATTGGGACCGAAGGGGCGCATACGCGCAAGGGTTGCGAAGAATTTTGGCGTGAGCTGCGCAACACGGACCTCCACATCTGCATACACGCGGGGCCGAAGATCTCCATGTGCCAGCTGACGGGAGAGGGAGGTGTTGAATCGCTGGGTAAACTCCGCAAGGTTGTCCGCCTTCATGGTTGCTCCCGCCGCCATTTTATGGCCCCCGTACTGTATGAGCAGATCTTGGCATTCATCAAGGGCGGCAATGAGATTGCATCCATCGACGGAGCGGGCAGAGCCTCGGGCGATACCGGAGTCATCAATGGCAAAGATAAAGGAGGGGCGTGAATATTTTTCCACAATCTTTGAGGCTGCAATACCCACCACACCAACGTGCCACTCCCGTTGTGCGGCCACAATACCGAATTGAGAAGAGAGGTCAATCGAATTTTGAACCCACTCCTCAACTTCCCGTTCAACCTTGGTATTATGAGAGCGTCGCTCATGGTTTTTTTGGAGAAGTTCCTTTGCATAGAGCTGACATTTTGCGGGGTCCTCACAGAGAAGTAGTTTAACCCCCCGTTGAGGATCACCCATTCGTCCAGCGGCGTTAATGGCGGGGGCAAGTTTAAAGACGATATCCGCCGTGGTGATATCTCCTTCCCGTACTTTCTGCACCTCCATTAAGGCGCGTAACCCATGGCAGGTGGTCTGGCTCATCTGACGGTACCCATAATAGGTGATAATCCGGTTTTCCCCGGTAAAGGGAACTAAATCTGCGGCGGTTCCCAAGGCCACTAAGTCGAGTTCTTCCTGCCAGTAGGAGGGGGGGAAGTCCCCACGTTGCGTTAGTGCCTGCGCCACTTTCAAGGCAACGCCCACGCCGCTGAGGTTGGCATCGGGGAAGGGGCATTGATGCGATTTAGGATCTATGACAAGACAGTCCGGTTCTGTCTCCTTTGGTTCGTGATGATCGGTAATAATCATGTCAATACCGAGAGAGGCCGCATAGGCCACTTCCTCTACAGCGGTAATACCTGTATCAACTGAGAGTATGAGATCTGCCTGTTGTGCGGCAATGGTATCAATGCCTGCCCGGGATATTCCGTATCCTTCGGTGAGTCGATTGGGGATGTAGTAGTCACAGGAGATTCCTATCTTACGCAGAAACCGGAGAAAAAAGGAGGTTCCCGTAATGCCATCCACATCGTAATCGCCATAAATAAACACGTTCTCTTCTGCATGGCGAGCCTGCAGGAGACGTTGCACCACAGCGTCCATATGGGGAAAGAGAAAGGGGTCCAGAAAGTCATCCATGTGCGGGTTGAAAAATTTCTTACTCTGCTCAAACTCCGTCAAGCCACGTCCGGCTAAAATGGTCGCAAGGGTTTCGGAAATAGAAAGGAGTTTCATGAGGCGTTCCACCGTACTTTGTGCATAGGTGCGAAGGTGGATTGTCTCGCGTGGAATGGATTCACTATTCATAGAGTACTCTGTTCCTGCCTGTATTGGCGATTCTGCAAAGCAGGTAAAATATATGTTGTTATGATCTCTATGTGAGACGAGCCGGGATATGGGTAATGTAAATTACCCTGAGCCATGGCAATTTCCTGCAGAGCGTCCTTGGTAATGCGCAAAACAACCCCAACCGAGAGGGGTATTGCCTGTGCTACCCGAGGCATCTTTATATATTATAAGTGTGTTTTCCAGCATAAAAACTATTTCAAATCGAGGAATTCATGTCATTCACGAAAACAGCAGGAGTCGTTCTTTCCATAGTCCTTTTTGTTCTCATAGCAGGGTGCAATGATGTTACTGGTTCTGGTGACAATGGTAATGATAATGAAGATACCAGCCTCGACATGATTACCATCCCCGCAGGAACCTTCCTGTACCGTCGCGGAGAGTCCGATCAAGAAGAAAAAGCTGTTGCAGAGTTTCAGATATCAAAATACACCATCACACAGGGTGAATACCTCGCTGTTATGGGCGTAAATCCATCTCGGTTTACCGGCAATGAAAACCGCCCCGTGGAAACAGTGACCTGGTTTGATGCGGTACTCTATTGCAATGCCCTTTCAAAGGCTGAGGGTCGGGATACGGTGTATAGCTATAGCAGTATAAGCGGCACTCCCGGAGATGGCGTTGAAGATCTTGCAGATCTTGCAATAGACAGCAGTGCAAACGGGTATTATCTCCCCACGAGTGTACAGTGGGAGTATGCCGTGCGTGGGGGAACAACTACCACCTATTTTTGGGGTAGGTCTTTCACAGATGCAGATGACTATGCCTGGCACGATGGTAATAGTGGCAGCACAACCCATCCCGTAGGTCAAAAACTGCCCAATGACTTTGGCCTCTATGATATGGTGGGGAATGTGTCTGAGTGGTGTGAGACTCGGGTCTGGCAGGGCGGGGTCTTGACCCGGGTCGTACGGGGCGGGGGCTGACGTAGCGGCGCCATCAGCCTGTCTTCGTCCAGCCGCTACGTCAACAACCCATACTTTCGCTACTTCAATATTGGGTTTCGGGTGGCTTTGTTGGGTCGTTAAGGTTTCCGGCGGCGTGGCGGCAGTGTGGCCGTGGCAGAGTTTGAACGCTCTATTATCCGGGAGCGTCAAAGAGAGGGTATTGAAAAAGCCAAGCAGCGCGGGGTGTACAAAGGGAGAAAACCCTCCCTTTCAGATGAGCAGGTAAAAGAAGCAAAGGAGCGCATCGCTCAGGGCGTTCCAAAATCCGTTGTAGCTCGGGATCTAAATATTTCTCGTACTACGCTATATGGGTATTTGTGGTGAAAAAGTTGTTCTGTTATCATGGGTGTAAGTAGTATGCAGCATTCTTTTGACAGTATTTGTGTTTACCCCCTTTAAAGAGTTGCCAAGTGGTACAGATGGAGCTGTATACTCTAATAGTAAGCCCTCCTCAAACCTCAAAAATCTCCCCCCACCTCGTTGAATACCGCTTGCTGCGGTATCCTTCTCTCTTCTCCCAGCTACCCTTTTTCCCTGCCTGACGGGCAGGCACCACTGCTCCCTTTCCGTACTTCCCGTTCAGCAGATCGCCCCCCCCGCATCAAAGCCTTTCGGCTTTCACTTTTCTCCACAGGCGCATCAAAAATACTGGTCTGTTGCGGACCCTTTTTCAAGCCCTGACGTGCTCCCTTAAAACTGTATAGTCATTAGGATTAGCTCTGAATGTAAATTATATCAAAAGGAGCTAATCATGAAGAAGCGTTTTACGGAAGTTCAAATAATTCGAATACTGCAGGAAGTAGATTCAGGTACCCCCACCAGTGAAGTAGCTCGTCAATATGATATCCACCAGAAAACGATATACAATTGGCGGAGCAAGTATGGCGGTATGGAACCCTCTGATATTCAGAAAATGAAACTACTTGAGGAAGAAAATAATCGATTAAAGCGTCTTGTTGCAGACGTATCTTTGGATAATCAAGTGCTGAAGGATGTTAACTCAAAAAACTGGTAAGGCTTGCTCAAAAACGCACTGCAGTATCGTATGCAGTTACAACCTACGATATGAGTATTGTTCGTTGTTGCAGGCTTTTTCATCGTTCTCCCAGTAGCTATTACTACCAAGCAAAGAGTTCTGCTTCAAACACAAACTCTGTCAAAAGTCTTCGATAAAGTTCTTTGTTGCTAATTTCCATTTAATATGCCTCCTTAGCACATAATATGTATCAAACGAAAATTGCGAACTCTAATTTACATTACCCTCTCATTTGAGAAGAAAAAAACTGGGAGTATTTCTGTTTACATGGTATACTTCAGAGAAGTATCTCTGGAGGTGTATTGTGGTGTTTTTACTTCTTGCATGTGTCTCTTTCCTTTTTTCTTGTGGTAACCCCCTTGGGACGGAGCGACGAGAATCCCGTACCTATGAGGTTGTGGCGAATATTCGAGGAGGCTCTGTTGCAATTTCTCCCCAGCAGTCTTTTTATGCCTACGGCGATACGGTTGCGATTACGGCATCCCCCATGCGGGAGGGCTCTGTGTTTTCCGGGTGGTCGGGTACATACGTTGCATCTGCCGAGACTCTTTCTGTTGTGGTTCGTTCTTCGATATATCTTTCTGCAGAATATGGACAGTATGAACTCACCTTTGATGCGGGGGGTGGTTTCGTTTCCATACATCCTGAAAAAGAGTATTATGTGTCCGGCGATACGGTGATATTGTATCCGCATACGACGGAAAAAAGTACCTTTGTGGCATGGGAGATTGATTCACTGGTGCGTATCACTCCCCTGGAACTCATCATGGATTCAGACCGCCAGGTCCGCGCTCATTTTACGTCACGCCATATACTCCACACAGAGGCTTCTACCGGGGGAAGGGTTGTCCAAGAGCCTGATGAGTGGATTTATACCCAGGGAGATACTGTGCGGGTGACGGCTCATGCTGATTCCGGCTATGTCTTTCTTGGGTGGAGCGGAGCTCGCAAATCTGAAGAGGAAACGCTGTATCTTTCCATGGATCGATCAAAACATCTTATGGCCCATTTTGGTATTCCCCGTGAAGAGCTGCACCTGCTTCACCTTGACTATGCCGGCGGGATTGTTCTTTCCGTGCCAAGAAAAAATGTATATCGCACTGGTGACACTGTCACGCTCTTTGCCATAGATGTTGGAGCCTACCGCTTTTCTCATTGGGAAGGGGCTGTTGTGGGAGATGAATCCCCCGCATCTTTTGTAATTACGTCAGACACCACCGTTTCTGCTCACTTTACCGAGCAATATTCCTTGGATGCACAAGCAAGCACTGGTGGGAGAGTATTCCTTGATCCTGCCAAGGAGACGTATATGCGCGGTGATACGGTAACCCTTACGGCCCATCCTGATGACGGGTGGGTGTTTGTCGGATGGGACGGCATGGATCATATGACGACATCTCCCGTGGAGATTGTTATGACAGAAGATCAGTCTATCCGTGCTGAGTTTCGCCGGGTCCCCCCCCGTATGGCCTTTCTTTCCGGCGGTACTTTCTTACGGGGGGGAAGTCAGTATTTTGATGAAATGCCCGCACGTTCAGTGACCCTTTCCTCTTTTTATATGGGGAAATATCCCTTGACGCAAAAGGAATATCTTCGCCATATGCCGGAGAATCCTGCACGAAAACAGGGGGATTCCTATCCCCAGGAGAGTGTTTCCTGGTATGATGCGGCTCGGTACTGTAATATGGTGAGTGTCGCCCATGGCTTTTCACCACTTTATGACACCCTTTCCTGGGAGATCGATTACGGCAGTGTGGGGATACGATTGCCCACGGAGGCGGAGTGGGAGTATGCCCTGGGAACAGATGAGAAGGGTGAGTGGTTTTGGGGTTCTGACACAACCGCTTCGGTGGTAGGAGAGTATGCGGTGTATGCTCATAACAGCCGTGAGTTAGGGCGGAACCATCCACAGTACGGGGTGCAAGAGGTGGGACAAAAAAACCGACGCCCCTTGGACTCTACGATATGGCGGGCAATGTATGGGAGTGGTGTCATGACTGGTATGATTCCGAATATTATGCCGTAGCACCACAGATAAATCCACGTGGCCCTGCGGAGGGAGAGAGGCGGGTTCGACGGGGCGGGAGCTGGGATAGTTCTCTCTTTCAGCTTCGTTCAACCAATCGAAGCTCCATGAACCCCCAGCGCCATTCTGATGCCGTTGGGTTTCGTCTTGTCCTACAGCTTCCTGAGGGGGCCTACGAGTAGTCGTCAAGGAGTGTGTTTATTTCCCGAAAGACGCGTTGCACGCTTTCGGAAAGGGCATCACCATGGCAGCGCCG
This genomic window from Chitinivibrio alkaliphilus ACht1 contains:
- a CDS encoding DUF4113 domain-containing protein; translated protein: MLNGKYGKGAVVPARQAGKKGSWEKREGYRSKRYSTRWGEIFEV
- the recJ gene encoding single-stranded-DNA-specific exonuclease RecJ; its protein translation is MNSESIPRETIHLRTYAQSTVERLMKLLSISETLATILAGRGLTEFEQSKKFFNPHMDDFLDPFLFPHMDAVVQRLLQARHAEENVFIYGDYDVDGITGTSFFLRFLRKIGISCDYYIPNRLTEGYGISRAGIDTIAAQQADLILSVDTGITAVEEVAYAASLGIDMIITDHHEPKETEPDCLVIDPKSHQCPFPDANLSGVGVALKVAQALTQRGDFPPSYWQEELDLVALGTAADLVPFTGENRIITYYGYRQMSQTTCHGLRALMEVQKVREGDITTADIVFKLAPAINAAGRMGDPQRGVKLLLCEDPAKCQLYAKELLQKNHERRSHNTKVEREVEEWVQNSIDLSSQFGIVAAQREWHVGVVGIAASKIVEKYSRPSFIFAIDDSGIARGSARSVDGCNLIAALDECQDLLIQYGGHKMAAGATMKADNLAEFTQRFNTSLSRQLAHGDLRPRVYADVEVRVAQLTPKFFATLARMRPFGPNNMRPVFFSKAVQIHAPKRVGKGGAHLKMRVSQDKQFVDAIAFGFGDRLQELTTARSISLAYTLGQNTYRGTTTLQITVKGIEIEK
- a CDS encoding formylglycine-generating enzyme family protein — encoded protein: MSFTKTAGVVLSIVLFVLIAGCNDVTGSGDNGNDNEDTSLDMITIPAGTFLYRRGESDQEEKAVAEFQISKYTITQGEYLAVMGVNPSRFTGNENRPVETVTWFDAVLYCNALSKAEGRDTVYSYSSISGTPGDGVEDLADLAIDSSANGYYLPTSVQWEYAVRGGTTTTYFWGRSFTDADDYAWHDGNSGSTTHPVGQKLPNDFGLYDMVGNVSEWCETRVWQGGVLTRVVRGGG
- a CDS encoding transposase, giving the protein MKKRFTEVQIIRILQEVDSGTPTSEVARQYDIHQKTIYNWRSKYGGMEPSDIQKMKLLEEENNRLKRLVADVSLDNQVLKDVNSKNW